One Microlunatus soli genomic window carries:
- a CDS encoding amidohydrolase family protein produces MTLPDGGQSPDALRSGTGGGSWDGERSGRGLSEREPFDLLVTGGRVIDPASGRDEIAAVGIRAGSIAYVGPVPDRAAAYSRRTIDATGQVVAPGFIDLHSHAQTISGGRLQALDGVTTALELEGGALPVADHYRYAEDQGRVINFGMSASWSSARMCVLDQAPAVRPQDDPRFRLPLAMFDQFQNGPRWQSAADDAQESKIVGLVERQIAAGAIGIGVLQGYAPGSRLSEQHLLGRLAEQVGQPLFVHARSMAPAGPGNAVDAAHELIDTAELTGAHVHLCHLNSTSGRRADRVTTDWATAQRSGLRLTAEAYPFHAGSTVIGAAFLDPEVLARDGISTRSVIYLATGERVADADRLLELRETDPGALCILETFDLDDPQQLALLLTAVTFGDAAIASDAMPLTYTGPAPRSGTDHSERALAALTGDVWPLPDGLIAHLRTSGCFARALRWLVRDLGVLDLVEVIRRCTILPATILAAAAPAMQRKGRLSVGADADLTIFDPDRVQPAGDYTRLAPSIGFSHVIVAGTPVVDGGDLVPDAFPGRAIRGSAG; encoded by the coding sequence ATGACTCTCCCCGACGGCGGCCAATCTCCCGACGCTCTCCGATCCGGGACCGGCGGGGGCTCCTGGGACGGTGAACGGTCGGGACGTGGCCTGTCGGAACGTGAACCGTTCGATCTGTTGGTGACCGGCGGACGGGTGATCGATCCGGCGTCCGGCCGGGACGAGATCGCCGCCGTCGGCATCCGGGCAGGCAGCATCGCCTACGTCGGGCCCGTGCCGGACCGCGCGGCGGCGTACAGCCGCCGTACGATCGACGCGACTGGCCAGGTGGTCGCACCGGGCTTCATCGATCTGCACAGCCACGCGCAGACGATCAGCGGCGGCAGGCTGCAGGCGTTGGACGGCGTGACGACCGCGCTGGAACTGGAGGGTGGCGCGTTGCCGGTGGCCGACCACTACCGCTACGCCGAAGATCAGGGACGCGTGATCAACTTCGGCATGTCGGCGTCCTGGTCATCGGCCCGGATGTGCGTCCTGGACCAGGCTCCCGCGGTCCGGCCGCAGGATGATCCGCGGTTCCGGCTGCCGCTCGCCATGTTCGACCAGTTCCAGAACGGCCCCCGGTGGCAGTCGGCCGCCGACGACGCTCAGGAGAGCAAGATCGTCGGCCTGGTGGAACGTCAGATCGCCGCTGGCGCGATCGGCATCGGGGTGTTGCAGGGCTATGCGCCGGGATCGCGGCTGAGCGAGCAACACCTGCTGGGCAGGCTCGCCGAGCAGGTCGGGCAGCCCCTCTTCGTGCACGCCCGCTCGATGGCACCCGCCGGACCCGGCAACGCGGTCGACGCGGCACACGAGCTGATCGACACCGCGGAGCTGACCGGCGCCCACGTCCACCTGTGCCACCTGAACTCGACCTCCGGACGGCGGGCGGACCGGGTCACCACCGACTGGGCGACCGCGCAGCGGTCGGGCCTCCGGCTGACGGCCGAGGCCTATCCGTTCCATGCCGGCTCGACAGTGATCGGTGCAGCCTTCCTTGATCCCGAGGTGCTGGCCAGGGACGGGATCTCCACCCGATCGGTGATCTACCTCGCTACCGGCGAACGGGTCGCCGACGCCGACCGGCTGCTCGAGCTGCGGGAGACCGACCCCGGCGCGCTGTGCATCCTGGAGACCTTTGATCTTGATGATCCTCAGCAACTCGCGCTGCTGCTCACCGCGGTCACCTTCGGCGATGCGGCGATCGCCTCCGATGCGATGCCGTTGACCTACACCGGTCCGGCACCAAGATCGGGCACCGATCACTCCGAACGCGCGCTCGCCGCACTCACCGGTGACGTCTGGCCACTGCCCGACGGGCTGATCGCGCACCTGCGGACCAGCGGATGTTTCGCCCGTGCGTTGCGCTGGCTGGTGCGCGATCTCGGCGTGCTGGATCTGGTCGAGGTGATCCGCCGCTGCACCATCCTGCCGGCGACCATCCTGGCAGCGGCCGCACCCGCGATGCAGCGGAAGGGCAGGCTGTCGGTCGGTGCCGACGCCGACCTGACGATCTTCGATCCCGATCGGGTGCAGCCGGCCGGGGACTACACCCGGCTGGCGCCGTCGATCGGTTTCAGCCACGTGATCGTCGCCGGCACCCCGGTCGTCGACGGCGGCGATTTGGTCCCCGACGCGTTCCCCGGGCGCGCGATCCGAGGCTCGGCCGGCTGA
- the menC gene encoding o-succinylbenzoate synthase, producing the protein MKIDELLLHTVSMPLVAPFTTSFGTQTERIAVILELRARDDHGDPVTGWGECVAMAEPLYSSEYAAGARRVIGDFLLPILAAAEHLTAETVDHLLKPIVGHRMAKAAVEMAVLDAQLRSRDLRFADYLGAVRDSVPSGVSIGIQPSIDQLLDTVQGYLDQGYVRIKLKIEPGRDIAPVRAVRERFGDDLLLQVDANAAYTLVDAPLLRRLDDFNLLLIEQPLGEEDLRQHAELARQMRTPMCLDESIVSAEAAADAITLGAAAVINIKPGRVGGYLEARKIHDLARAHGIAVWCGGMIETGIGRAANAALAALPGFTLPGDISASDRFYRTDITEPITIDNGSVTVPTGPGLCSEPIRDALAEFTVDSTRIPIDR; encoded by the coding sequence ATGAAGATCGACGAGTTGCTGCTGCACACCGTCTCGATGCCGTTGGTGGCACCGTTCACCACCTCGTTCGGCACCCAGACCGAACGCATCGCCGTCATCCTCGAACTGCGAGCCCGCGATGATCATGGCGATCCGGTCACCGGCTGGGGTGAGTGCGTCGCGATGGCCGAGCCGCTCTACTCCAGCGAGTACGCCGCCGGCGCCCGCCGGGTGATCGGCGACTTCCTGCTGCCGATCCTGGCAGCCGCCGAACACCTGACCGCAGAGACCGTCGACCATCTGCTCAAGCCGATCGTCGGACACCGGATGGCCAAGGCCGCGGTGGAGATGGCCGTCCTTGATGCTCAACTGCGCAGTCGTGACCTCCGGTTCGCCGACTACCTGGGAGCGGTCCGCGACTCCGTACCGTCCGGGGTCAGCATCGGCATCCAGCCGAGCATTGATCAACTCCTGGATACCGTCCAGGGCTATCTCGATCAGGGCTACGTGCGGATCAAGCTGAAGATCGAACCCGGGCGCGACATCGCGCCAGTCCGCGCGGTCCGGGAGCGGTTCGGCGATGACCTGCTGCTCCAGGTCGATGCCAACGCGGCCTACACCTTGGTCGACGCCCCGCTGTTGCGACGGCTGGACGACTTCAACCTGCTGCTGATCGAACAGCCACTCGGCGAGGAGGATCTCCGCCAGCACGCCGAGCTGGCCCGGCAGATGCGGACGCCGATGTGTCTGGACGAATCGATCGTCTCCGCCGAGGCCGCCGCCGACGCGATCACCCTCGGTGCGGCTGCCGTGATCAACATCAAGCCCGGCAGAGTCGGTGGCTACCTGGAAGCCCGCAAGATCCACGACCTGGCCCGCGCCCACGGCATCGCGGTCTGGTGCGGCGGCATGATCGAGACCGGCATCGGTCGGGCAGCCAACGCCGCTCTGGCTGCGCTGCCCGGTTTCACCCTGCCCGGCGACATCTCCGCCTCCGACCGCTTCTACCGCACCGACATCACCGAGCCGATCACGATCGACAACGGCTCCGTCACGGTACCGACCGGCCCGGGCCTGTGCTCGGAGCCGATCCGCGACGCGTTGGCCGAGTTCACCGTCGACTCCACCCGTATCCCGATCGACCGGTAG
- a CDS encoding GNAT family N-acetyltransferase has protein sequence MSRPFRDGSTAAPMITGRPADLADGVRAAQRTAGLAAQRSGVRISLLRSKSEAAALVGLLARIWGVPDDHAPVDPSIVAAMMHGQGYVSGAYAGSELVAGSIGFVTGDGLDTLHSHVTGVLGGRAGAGVGTAIKHHQRAWAVEHGLTSITWTFDPLIARNARFNLHRLGARLEEYLVDFYGPMNDDRNRGQPSDRAFTRWDLDDAGTPPTSSAACGRTDASTVLDIVRGGPTIDDRALATALRHDVGLVELIIPADIEAVRSRAPELAMSWRIALRDTLRPLLAAGWRVAAFLASSRTDAVDPDNDVGCYRLIRTTSTDNDSTTTADKD, from the coding sequence ATGTCCCGACCCTTCCGTGACGGCTCGACGGCTGCTCCGATGATCACCGGGCGACCAGCCGACCTCGCCGACGGTGTGCGCGCCGCCCAACGGACGGCCGGCCTGGCTGCACAGCGGTCCGGCGTCCGGATCTCGTTACTGCGCAGCAAATCCGAGGCAGCGGCGTTGGTCGGATTGCTGGCTCGGATCTGGGGTGTGCCCGATGATCACGCACCGGTCGACCCGTCCATCGTCGCCGCGATGATGCACGGTCAGGGCTATGTCAGCGGCGCCTATGCCGGATCAGAACTGGTCGCCGGCAGCATCGGCTTCGTCACCGGTGACGGCCTGGACACCCTGCATTCCCACGTCACCGGCGTCCTCGGCGGTCGAGCCGGGGCCGGCGTCGGCACCGCGATCAAACACCACCAGCGAGCCTGGGCCGTCGAGCACGGCCTGACGTCGATCACCTGGACCTTCGACCCGCTGATCGCCCGCAACGCCCGATTCAACCTGCACCGGCTCGGTGCCCGACTGGAGGAATACCTGGTCGACTTCTACGGGCCGATGAACGACGACCGCAACCGGGGTCAACCGTCCGATCGGGCCTTCACCCGTTGGGATCTCGACGATGCCGGCACCCCGCCGACGTCGTCCGCTGCCTGCGGAAGGACTGATGCCAGCACCGTGCTGGACATCGTTCGAGGTGGTCCGACGATCGACGATCGGGCTCTGGCGACGGCTCTGCGACACGACGTCGGCCTGGTGGAGTTGATCATCCCGGCCGACATCGAAGCGGTCCGATCCCGTGCACCCGAGCTGGCGATGAGCTGGCGAATCGCGTTGCGCGACACTCTCCGGCCACTGCTCGCCGCGGGTTGGCGGGTCGCCGCCTTCCTGGCGTCCTCCCGGACCGATGCCGTCGACCCGGACAACGACGTCGGGTGCTACCGACTGATCCGCACCACCTCCACCGACAACGACTCGACAACGACTGCCGACAAGGACTGA
- a CDS encoding helix-turn-helix transcriptional regulator, producing the protein MRAERLVGIALLLQAHRRLTAPELARRLDVSERTIRRDLDTLLLSGLPLYSERGRGGGWALLDGPAINLSALTTEEAQALFLVTGPELLAGLGMEEGVTSAVRKLLAALPATTREQADRTRQAIHIDPTRWGRPAQPVPAALSALRAAVVAGVRVDLGYAPPATEPTVRRVHPYGLVCKNGSWYLVAGVDADLRTFRVSRVSSTVATREPVERPDGFDLVRAWEDVNRRQVPCWRTRVEVTFRVRSEAVGRVASALPEDARLQPVDTEPGSARVFRATFTSVHEAACELIRLGDGVQLLEPASVRAELVRIGHRLIAAHAPQW; encoded by the coding sequence ATGCGAGCCGAGCGTCTGGTGGGTATCGCACTGCTGCTGCAGGCACACCGACGACTGACCGCGCCAGAGCTGGCGCGCCGCCTCGACGTGTCCGAGCGGACGATCCGCCGGGACCTCGACACCCTGCTGCTCTCCGGTCTCCCGCTGTATTCCGAGCGCGGCCGCGGCGGCGGATGGGCATTGCTCGACGGTCCCGCGATCAACCTGTCGGCGCTGACCACCGAGGAGGCACAGGCGCTCTTCCTCGTCACCGGTCCGGAGCTGCTGGCCGGCCTCGGGATGGAGGAGGGCGTGACCTCGGCCGTCCGCAAGCTGCTCGCCGCTCTCCCGGCCACCACCCGCGAGCAGGCCGACCGGACCCGGCAGGCCATCCACATCGATCCGACCCGGTGGGGACGTCCGGCGCAGCCGGTGCCTGCCGCATTGTCGGCGTTGCGGGCCGCCGTTGTCGCCGGTGTTCGGGTCGATCTCGGCTACGCCCCGCCGGCGACCGAACCGACGGTCCGCCGGGTTCACCCGTACGGACTCGTCTGCAAGAACGGGAGTTGGTATCTGGTCGCCGGTGTGGACGCCGACCTGCGGACCTTCCGGGTGTCCCGGGTCAGCAGCACCGTCGCCACCCGCGAGCCGGTCGAGCGGCCGGACGGCTTCGATCTCGTCCGTGCCTGGGAGGACGTCAACCGCCGCCAGGTGCCTTGCTGGCGAACACGGGTGGAGGTGACCTTCCGGGTCCGATCGGAGGCTGTCGGCCGGGTCGCCTCGGCGTTGCCCGAAGACGCCCGGCTACAGCCGGTCGACACCGAACCAGGATCGGCGCGCGTGTTCCGGGCCACCTTCACCTCGGTCCACGAGGCGGCTTGTGAACTGATCCGTCTCGGCGACGGCGTCCAGCTGCTCGAACCGGCGTCGGTCCGCGCCGAGCTGGTCCGGATCGGGCATCGGCTGATCGCCGCCCACGCACCGCAGTGGTGA
- a CDS encoding S9 family peptidase — protein sequence MEAAPDTGWIDTLYRIEIPTGPTINPDGTIAVYVRQRSDRTSDSITGRLHAVGPELADRPITDGPYDSAPVCSPDGSTIAFLRKIDDVPQLCTVAVTGGEVSVLTDRALGAGPPVWTPDGSMIVFVAQTRAEADVETGDDGAGAGETGSGGAGVGEAESAPIVADDLLFKADGIGRFGTRRQHLHAVELDSRTVRQLTAGDWHAGQPAVSPSGTMIAFTARLDAGSDRAMTSSAYRIPVSGGVPTRIGTSRHVSGPLLWLEDNSGVVAVGRQDAEIGNARLLTLRLDGAPDRDLTGHLDRNIMPGGSAAYPGAPPALTSTGEIAFCIRDRGWTHLYRMPVGGGRAQPVVAGDQQRVDAVAVAAAAPVAAVIITDDASYGEVAFVRLDEPSLRIATSISADLLDDRRPLAQQQREFMISDGRRVHGWLLRAPNTNGPAPLLLDVHGGPHNAWTGVADATHLYQQELARRGWNVLTLNPRGSDGYGEDFLRAVVGGWGVADQADFLEPIDRLISEGLVDEDRVAITGYSYGGFTSCHLTAHTDRFAAAVAGGLVCDLNAQLGASDLGVELTRAFGRTDPVTEQHDLAAGSPITAVGQVSTPTLVLHGEQDHRCPVNQGERWFGALRLQQVPTRLVVYPGAAHGFLINGRPSHRVDYGRRLLDWLDRYVPTLP from the coding sequence ATGGAGGCCGCACCCGACACCGGTTGGATCGACACCCTGTATCGGATCGAGATCCCGACCGGCCCGACGATCAACCCGGACGGAACGATCGCCGTGTACGTCCGGCAACGATCGGACCGGACCTCGGACAGCATCACCGGTCGACTGCACGCGGTCGGCCCGGAGCTCGCCGACCGCCCGATCACCGACGGCCCGTACGACTCCGCACCGGTCTGCTCGCCGGACGGCAGCACGATCGCCTTCCTGCGAAAGATCGACGACGTGCCACAGCTGTGTACGGTCGCGGTCACCGGCGGCGAGGTCAGCGTGCTGACCGATCGTGCCCTCGGGGCCGGACCACCGGTCTGGACGCCGGACGGTTCCATGATCGTCTTCGTCGCACAGACCCGGGCCGAAGCTGACGTCGAGACGGGTGATGACGGGGCTGGTGCCGGCGAGACTGGTAGCGGCGGGGCTGGTGTTGGCGAGGCGGAATCGGCGCCGATCGTCGCCGACGACCTGCTGTTCAAGGCCGACGGCATCGGTCGCTTCGGCACCAGGCGCCAGCATCTGCATGCTGTCGAGCTCGACTCCCGCACCGTCCGGCAGTTGACGGCGGGGGACTGGCACGCCGGACAGCCCGCGGTGTCGCCGAGCGGGACCATGATCGCCTTCACAGCCCGGCTCGACGCCGGGTCCGATCGCGCAATGACCTCCTCGGCCTACCGCATCCCCGTCAGCGGCGGCGTACCGACCCGGATCGGCACCAGTCGGCATGTCAGCGGACCGCTGCTCTGGCTCGAGGACAACAGCGGTGTCGTCGCGGTCGGACGACAGGACGCCGAGATCGGTAACGCGCGACTGTTGACCCTCCGGCTGGACGGCGCTCCGGACCGCGACCTCACCGGCCACCTCGACCGCAACATCATGCCCGGCGGTTCGGCTGCCTATCCGGGCGCGCCCCCGGCTCTCACCAGCACCGGCGAGATCGCCTTCTGCATCAGGGATCGGGGCTGGACCCACCTGTATCGGATGCCGGTCGGGGGAGGACGCGCGCAGCCGGTCGTCGCCGGTGATCAACAGCGCGTCGACGCAGTCGCGGTCGCCGCGGCTGCGCCGGTCGCAGCGGTGATCATCACCGACGACGCGTCCTACGGCGAGGTGGCCTTCGTCCGGCTGGACGAGCCGTCGCTGCGGATCGCGACGAGCATCAGTGCCGATCTGCTGGACGACCGCCGACCCCTGGCCCAGCAGCAGCGGGAGTTCATGATCAGTGACGGTCGTCGGGTGCACGGCTGGTTGTTGCGTGCCCCGAACACCAACGGACCGGCCCCGTTGTTGCTCGACGTCCACGGCGGCCCGCACAACGCCTGGACGGGGGTCGCGGACGCGACCCATCTCTACCAGCAGGAACTGGCCCGACGCGGCTGGAATGTGTTGACCCTCAACCCGCGCGGCTCGGACGGCTACGGTGAGGACTTTCTGCGTGCCGTTGTCGGTGGCTGGGGTGTCGCCGACCAGGCCGACTTCCTGGAGCCGATCGACCGATTGATCAGCGAAGGACTGGTCGACGAGGACCGGGTCGCGATCACCGGCTACAGCTACGGCGGCTTCACCAGTTGTCATCTGACGGCCCACACCGATCGGTTCGCCGCGGCCGTCGCCGGCGGGCTGGTCTGCGACCTGAACGCCCAGCTCGGGGCCTCCGATCTCGGCGTCGAACTGACGCGCGCGTTCGGACGGACCGACCCGGTCACCGAGCAGCACGATCTGGCGGCGGGATCACCGATCACCGCTGTCGGTCAGGTCAGCACGCCGACGCTGGTGTTGCACGGCGAACAAGATCACCGTTGCCCGGTCAATCAGGGTGAGCGTTGGTTCGGTGCGCTCCGGTTGCAGCAGGTCCCCACCCGGCTGGTGGTCTACCCCGGTGCCGCCCACGGCTTCTTGATCAACGGTCGGCCGTCGCATCGGGTCGACTACGGGCGGCGGTTGTTGGACTGGTTGGATCGCTATGTCCCGACCCTTCCGTGA
- a CDS encoding PucR family transcriptional regulator translates to MFGETSTTIEQLLDSLGFTLIRAVDDAVDLRAPVATIGIHDPLEPLPVAAGELIFGAGVTDDESASTLIKNAAAAGAAGVVLRDQLTTGSAVREAVRSTRLPVLDLVRGASWLQLASMIESQLTAAGAGDRGFGAAGADLFELANTIAALVGGPVTIEDLSSRILAYSSDQQEADLARQQTVLGQQVPAGYSERLSQDGVFSRIYGTDGPVYVASLGPEVLPRVAIRLAAGGEILGSIWAVAAETDAEDGPLTEQQRLGLVEAAGVVALSIMRNRMSTESARRQRAEEVITLLEGGPQAVQAARRAGFPDGPACVLAFGVDDQSGDAQRGVDRLAGSLQMYLAAAHPSVRTAVLGDVVYAVQPLSEDRGLQAAVQLAEDFVRRSATFASSPLVGIGRSAEDVETLACSRRDADATLRVLAEDRQRPRTRRLATADQVQAAILLIKVRDHLTESDDLDTGPLAALLAYDAAHDAGLVETLRAWLESFGDVNGASAELHIHKNTFRYRLRRLSEIADLDLADPDTRLGLMLQLRLVGDAATATG, encoded by the coding sequence TTGTTCGGTGAGACGTCAACGACGATCGAGCAGTTGCTCGACAGCCTGGGCTTCACCCTGATCAGGGCGGTCGACGACGCGGTCGACCTGCGTGCCCCGGTGGCGACCATCGGCATCCATGATCCGCTGGAACCGTTGCCGGTCGCGGCCGGCGAGCTGATCTTCGGAGCCGGAGTCACCGATGACGAATCCGCGTCGACCTTGATCAAGAACGCGGCTGCTGCCGGAGCAGCCGGCGTCGTCCTGCGCGATCAGCTGACCACCGGCAGCGCGGTCCGGGAGGCGGTCCGGTCCACCCGGCTGCCGGTGCTGGATCTCGTCCGCGGGGCGTCCTGGCTGCAGTTGGCCTCCATGATCGAATCCCAGTTGACCGCCGCCGGCGCGGGTGATCGCGGATTCGGTGCGGCGGGGGCCGATCTGTTCGAGCTGGCCAATACGATCGCCGCATTGGTCGGCGGGCCGGTGACGATCGAGGATCTGTCGTCTCGGATCCTGGCCTATTCCTCCGATCAGCAGGAAGCCGATCTGGCCCGGCAGCAGACCGTGCTCGGTCAACAGGTACCGGCCGGTTATTCCGAGCGGCTCAGCCAGGACGGCGTCTTCTCCCGGATCTACGGCACCGACGGGCCGGTGTACGTGGCATCGCTGGGGCCCGAGGTGCTGCCGCGGGTGGCGATCCGGCTGGCGGCCGGCGGTGAGATCCTCGGATCGATCTGGGCGGTGGCGGCAGAAACCGATGCCGAGGACGGACCGCTCACCGAGCAGCAGCGGCTCGGCCTGGTCGAGGCGGCCGGCGTGGTGGCGTTGTCGATCATGCGCAATCGGATGAGCACCGAGTCGGCTCGGCGGCAGCGCGCCGAGGAAGTGATCACACTGCTCGAGGGCGGACCGCAGGCCGTACAGGCCGCCCGCCGAGCAGGCTTTCCGGACGGTCCGGCGTGCGTCCTCGCCTTCGGCGTCGATGATCAGAGCGGCGACGCGCAACGCGGGGTGGACCGGCTGGCGGGCTCGCTGCAGATGTACCTCGCTGCGGCTCATCCGTCGGTCCGCACCGCCGTACTGGGCGATGTGGTGTACGCCGTCCAGCCGTTGTCGGAGGATCGCGGACTGCAGGCGGCGGTCCAGCTGGCCGAGGACTTCGTACGCCGCAGCGCAACGTTCGCTTCCAGCCCGCTGGTCGGGATCGGTCGGTCCGCCGAGGATGTGGAGACCCTGGCCTGCTCCCGGCGCGATGCCGACGCGACCCTGCGGGTGCTCGCCGAGGACCGGCAACGGCCACGGACCCGACGGCTGGCGACCGCCGATCAGGTGCAGGCGGCCATCCTGTTGATCAAGGTTCGTGATCATCTGACCGAGTCGGACGACCTGGACACCGGTCCGCTGGCGGCGTTGCTCGCCTACGATGCCGCGCACGATGCCGGTCTGGTCGAGACCCTGCGGGCCTGGCTGGAATCGTTCGGTGATGTCAACGGGGCGTCGGCCGAACTGCACATCCACAAGAACACGTTCCGCTACCGGCTCCGTCGGCTCAGTGAGATCGCCGACCTTGACCTGGCCGATCCCGACACCCGACTCGGTCTGATGCTGCAGTTGCGGCTTGTCGGCGATGCCGCGACGGCCACGGGCTGA
- a CDS encoding MFS transporter — MRMSRVAKVTTGLLFVTWLIDYFDRLIMTIALPHVGAAFHLDHTQQGLIISAFFFAYAFSQLPGGILADRFGTRFMIAAAMIIWSLFTGLTAVAWGFAAMLVIRGLFGIGEGIFPGASIKAITERTKPHERMLANGIMLSSNNFGSAVAPLVAVPLVAAIGWRLSFGFSAIAGLVMLAVLLIWLPGRNHPDLATAPPGNSDRPRTDPAQYTSRQRKGPVWAILASPAIYLYVVMFFGLDIIGWGINTWMPSYLSEVRGLSISGSAILLAIPPTIGGITTMIGGRLTDRLGGRPRLVVAPAMAVGGAALLMMALSDSLTAFVIWECVGIGCFGLSFMPVMSVPLKTLNGRFTGSASGTINFGGQMAGVLAPVVMGFLVDRFSYTAAFMFPVAGALLTLVMALVVPQTPVHLAGRLRRNWRLEGGYSDVAQPTPTGVRR; from the coding sequence ATGCGGATGTCGCGGGTCGCCAAGGTCACCACCGGACTGCTGTTCGTCACCTGGCTGATCGACTACTTCGACCGGCTGATCATGACCATCGCACTCCCCCATGTCGGCGCCGCCTTCCACCTCGACCACACCCAACAGGGCTTGATCATCTCGGCGTTCTTCTTCGCCTACGCGTTCTCCCAGCTGCCGGGCGGGATCCTCGCCGACCGCTTCGGCACCAGGTTCATGATCGCCGCGGCGATGATCATCTGGTCGCTGTTCACCGGCCTGACCGCCGTCGCCTGGGGATTCGCGGCGATGCTGGTGATCCGCGGCCTGTTCGGGATCGGTGAGGGGATCTTCCCCGGCGCGTCGATCAAGGCGATCACCGAACGGACCAAGCCGCATGAGCGGATGCTCGCCAACGGCATCATGCTGAGCTCCAACAACTTCGGCTCCGCCGTCGCTCCGCTGGTCGCGGTTCCGCTGGTCGCCGCGATCGGCTGGCGGCTCAGCTTCGGCTTCTCGGCGATCGCCGGTCTGGTGATGCTCGCGGTGCTGTTGATCTGGCTGCCCGGACGCAACCATCCCGACCTCGCGACCGCACCGCCCGGCAACAGCGACCGACCGCGTACCGATCCGGCGCAGTACACCTCGCGGCAACGGAAGGGTCCGGTCTGGGCGATCCTGGCCAGCCCGGCGATCTACCTGTACGTGGTGATGTTCTTCGGGCTCGACATCATCGGCTGGGGCATCAACACCTGGATGCCGTCCTATCTGTCCGAGGTCCGCGGCCTGAGCATCAGCGGCTCGGCGATCCTGCTCGCCATCCCGCCGACCATCGGTGGCATCACGACCATGATCGGCGGCCGGCTGACCGACCGGCTCGGCGGTCGTCCTCGGCTGGTCGTGGCACCGGCGATGGCGGTCGGCGGAGCCGCGCTGTTGATGATGGCGCTGTCGGACTCGCTGACCGCGTTCGTGATCTGGGAGTGCGTCGGGATCGGCTGCTTCGGGCTGTCGTTCATGCCGGTGATGTCGGTGCCGTTGAAGACCCTGAACGGTCGCTTCACCGGGTCGGCGTCCGGCACCATCAATTTCGGCGGGCAGATGGCCGGCGTGCTGGCGCCGGTGGTGATGGGTTTCCTCGTCGACCGATTCAGCTACACCGCCGCCTTCATGTTCCCGGTCGCGGGTGCGCTGCTGACGCTGGTGATGGCCTTGGTCGTGCCGCAGACCCCGGTCCACCTGGCCGGTCGGCTGCGTCGCAACTGGCGGCTGGAGGGCGGTTACTCCGACGTCGCGCAGCCGACGCCCACCGGAGTCCGACGCTGA
- a CDS encoding VOC family protein — protein sequence MTTQVLTGQQIGAAELDGWTLLLSYGQGGLQTRIHTEGFSQGLELVASIGRAAEELNHRAELDLRPFLIDVRLSSRDDGGVTETDLTLAGRVTEIVTAAGAELECGSITRIELGLDTPGYDKIAPFWAAVLDSEHVIGTDDWGDVGDIRTGLPMLWFRTDPDASSRRVWHPHLWVDPAQVRPRIDAALAAGGSLISDHGAPSVWVLSDPDGNHVYLCTWQPGDSMLCDSQYRPGGPNWVDHT from the coding sequence ATGACCACCCAGGTGCTGACCGGGCAGCAGATCGGAGCGGCCGAGCTCGACGGCTGGACCCTGCTGCTGTCCTACGGGCAAGGCGGACTACAGACCCGCATTCACACCGAAGGCTTCAGCCAAGGGCTCGAGCTGGTGGCGTCCATCGGGCGAGCAGCCGAGGAGCTGAACCATCGGGCAGAACTCGATCTGCGCCCGTTCCTGATCGACGTCAGACTGTCCAGCCGGGATGACGGCGGTGTCACCGAGACCGATCTGACGCTGGCCGGCCGGGTGACCGAGATCGTCACTGCTGCGGGCGCCGAACTCGAGTGCGGCAGCATCACCAGGATCGAGCTCGGCCTGGACACACCCGGCTACGACAAGATCGCGCCGTTCTGGGCGGCGGTGTTGGACTCCGAGCACGTGATCGGCACTGACGACTGGGGTGATGTCGGCGATATCCGCACCGGTCTGCCGATGCTCTGGTTCCGGACCGACCCCGACGCGTCGTCCCGACGGGTCTGGCATCCTCACCTCTGGGTCGACCCGGCGCAGGTCCGGCCCCGCATCGACGCCGCACTGGCCGCCGGCGGCAGCCTGATCAGTGATCACGGCGCACCGTCGGTCTGGGTACTGTCCGATCCCGACGGCAACCACGTCTACCTGTGCACCTGGCAACCAGGGGACAGCATGCTGTGCGATTCGCAGTACCGCCCCGGAGGGCCGAATTGGGTGGATCACACCTGA